AAAGCCTCTTTGACTAGTTGTTTGACTAGTTTAGATGACTTTAGTTTTGATCTCTAGAACTCTCAGCTGATTTAAGACTTGTTCTGTCGAGCCGTGAAGCACAGGTTTAATAGATCCGTCTTCATCGACGGCTTTGTGTGGTTAAGGGCAACTGGTCAAcgtgcacacgcacacacacacacgcacacacagacacacacacacacacacacacacacacacacacacacacacacacacacacacacacacacacacacacacacacacacacacacacacacacacacacacacacacacacacacacacacacacacacacgcacgcacacacacacgcacgcacacacacacacacacgcacacacacttcaGTCCAATGTCTTTCTGTCTTGTGATTTGTGGACTGCTCAAAGCCTCAAATTCTTATATTAAAATAGTGCAATTTTAGACATTTATATAAATAACTCTAAAATGGTGATTTTTACGTTTGTCTTTTCTGCCTTTGATATacatgtatatactgtatatatttatatagtagCCTATATACACGCACATACATTAATGCATAGACCAGCgtgtgacacacacacacacacataaacacatacagCACAGTTTAAATAAGCACATGTGGATGACATTAAAACATCTAAAGGAAGATATCCAAACTCTCCACAGTCACTcatgatgaaaaaaaaaatggcactgACGATGAATAACATGGAAATATTTAGAGTAAATGTTTAACCTTTGACTTTCATCAGCAAGGTTTTAGTTGAAAAGGAAAAAGTGGGCAAGATTTGGAAGAGAACGAGCAGCCATTTTAAGTCTTTCATGCTTTTCCTCCACAAACACCAGAGCTTCATACTGACCGACGTCACTTATCTCAATGCTGATATCAgacctgctgtgctttgtgtttttctttgtcgCGGGTGTTTTTGCTGTCTGTGCGGATGAGTCGGGGCGGGGTCGGCTGCAGTACACCCCGAACCAGTCCCGCATCGGGTCTGGCGGTCTGCGGTAATGATGTCGGGTGATAGTAGTGCCCTATTACTTCACTGTAAGCGGGCGGTGCGCCCTCCATTCTGCCAGCGCTGATGCCCGCGTTGACGCTCGGCGGGCACAGAGACGAGTCTGTAAGCGGACTGTCAAATACGGTGCGATTGGGAGGAGCTCGGACCGACTCCCTGTTGAGCTCCAGCTGCTGCTCCGGGTCTCTGAGCTGAAGCGTGCATTGACCCTGGTAGGGCGGCGGCTCTTCTCCATCTGACAGCGAGATGGTCGGGGGAAGATCGATGATGGAGTGGGGCAGGTAAGGGTAAGTGGGCTGAAAGCGGGGCAGACGTTGACGCTGGAGGTAAGGAGGGGCGCGGTCGGGCGGTCGAGGTGTATACACCTGCTGGAGAGACAGAAACAAGAGGAGTGAAACTCTGATGACTGCACACAAAGGGTGACCTCATGATAAAgactgattgattgattgacatTTACCTCACCAGAAGATCCTGTACCATCAGATGACCACAAACTGACGTCCTgtaaaagagaaaatcactcggTCAAGATTATAAGTGAGAAACATTCCTAAAAAACACACCAGAGCTGTATGGTGCGGACACAAATATTTGAATGTATATGTTGGTTATAGTATTGTGAGGTAGTTAGTGATGTAACCAGACATTTAACATCCTATCAAACTATGAGGAACTGGGAACACAATGACTGATGTCAtcatataagaaaaaaaatcaatctGACCTGACGCTGTGTTTCCATTAGAAGTAGATTTTTACTGCTTTATTCTGTTATTTAACTTTGTGTTTAGCTTTTTTATTGACACTGCAAGGAACAATTTTGTGTGAATAAAACATAACTGCATCGGGTCGATACCACTTTATTTTTGATGTTAATGTGAGCACCGCCATCTTTCAGCTCTTTTGTGTAAAACGTCCGGTGAGCCACTAAATCTAATGGTTCTCTTATTGccagtttatttattctgctattatatattattacaaaaatgtgtcataaatgacaaactgcttattagttaaatatttataaaggttcttaactctttcccagccaTTGATCAGTTTTTccagcaatccatatttccactattatccaccaggtggcgctcttacccaacttataaaacactgaagtatCCCCTTAggtcaaacagttcaaactctgtgtatgttttgatcatctctctgaatctgatctctatcaaaagtcaaaatttggtatttttgaagaaacctatccatattttaaatgtgataaaagagaacaaagagATGTTCTGTTCATTTGAAAGCAGAGGTtttgttctttcatctgatatattgtatgttttttatatttaaagaagaacgttttctggaaggcattacatttttgtaaaaatcataaaaaatgctggcaaggAAAGAGTTCATCTGTTTTTGCGTACTTTTGTTAAGTTTCAGATAAAAAAgctaataattttaaaataagcaaataatgtCATAAGCTCATGTCTCCATCTAGGGCATAAGCGACGatgtaaacatattttcataaaacaaaagCAATACTGAATACAAAtaatagtttaatatgtttattatggtttgttcaaataactCACAATGTATTGAACGATAAAGATGCTGATGACTGTCGGACCGCGTCATAAGCTTGATGTGTCGCCATAAAAACTAGCACAAGTCAGATAAAATTGGCGTTTAAAAAAAACCCTTACACCAGgggacagttgtgacatttaAAAGCATCGcctgaaaatgttaaaaatatgaAGTCTTGGTATTTTCAGATACAAACACTCGACTGACTCACTGTACAGATGCTGCTATACCTCTCTGCTTTTATAGTTGCGCATCAAAGACCCGTCAACTTTAAgaaacaacacaaaatgattGAATATATCTTAATATGATGTATCAGGACACTTCTTcatttcatcctcacactggATAACATGGCgggtgtagtaaatatttatCATAATTTACATAATAGTACATAATAGTTGTTTTAATTATGTGTGATGAGTGCTACTGCTACCACTCGGCCGGCTATTAAAAAAGGGAAATATGTCACATTACTCCTAAGGTGGACACAGAAATGTCTGATGTTGAAAGTCAAGAGTGACTGCAGTTTTACTAATGAGCTGAACAACAACAACCAGCAGGTGTCAGAATTTCTTCAGTAAGATCAGAGAGCTGTGGATTAAAACTCTCATTCACTGATGCTCAATAACAGGAAATCACTGAATGTCCTAAAAATTCTTTTATCACAAGAtaaacacagacacaaacacatgcaaaacaaataaagacacgcacacacacacacacacacacacacacacacacacacacacacacacacacacacacacacacacacgcacacacacacacacacacacacacacacacatcccaGCATGAGTCATGAGTCTGATAATGTGACCCAAACTAAAATTAGAGCAACGACTCCACTGTGATTTGACACCTGCTGTCAGACGAccattagagagagagagagagagagagagagagagagagagagagagagagagagtgtgtgtgtgtgtgtgtgtgtgtgtgtgtgtgtgtgtgtctcttacCGATGTTAGGGGTAGGTGATGTTGTCTCGCTCGTCCGTGACGGGAGATAAGAGATTGTGTTGAGAGTCTGTAGTGATTTAACAGACATGTGATGAccaccaccatcatcatcatcaccacaACAATCACCAGAATCTGAACAAACTCCAGCTGAGCtgcacaaataaaaaacacacaaaatcacacacacatatcGGCACATATATGCAAATGTCTTCATGTCAAACATTGCTTGAGAGGCTGTGAACACAACTAATTAACACTATTTTGGGGTCCTGAGAATGCAAACTTAACTTAAGTATTAACTTCTTTTCCCACCAGCCTTTCTTTAAAATGTTGCCCACCAGCATTATTTGTGATTtacacaaaagtttcacaaaatgtttataaaatatagaaTATAGAATAAATAAACCAACTAAATCAGTATCCCTCGATTACCTTTAGTGGCTTACCAGACATTTTATACAAAAGAGCTCAAAGATGGCAGCGCCCACATTTACatcaaaaagtaaaatgttcttctttaaatatataatc
This Paramisgurnus dabryanus chromosome 7, PD_genome_1.1, whole genome shotgun sequence DNA region includes the following protein-coding sequences:
- the LOC135757785 gene encoding protein TMEPAI-like isoform X1 translates to MFGFMGLMNGTTDTHTNVSCTCNCKRSASFQSMAITQLEFVQILVIVVVMMMMVVVITCLLNHYRLSTQSLISRHGRARQHHLPLTSDVSLWSSDGTGSSGEQVYTPRPPDRAPPYLQRQRLPRFQPTYPYLPHSIIDLPPTISLSDGEEPPPYQGQCTLQLRDPEQQLELNRESVRAPPNRTVFDSPLTDSSLCPPSVNAGISAGRMEGAPPAYSEVIGHYYHPTSLPQTARPDAGLVRGVLQPTPPRLIRTDSKNTRDKEKHKAQQV
- the LOC135757785 gene encoding protein TMEPAI-like isoform X3 — its product is MQLHAGDGSQPCAQTLCRSQLEFVQILVIVVVMMMMVVVITCLLNHYRLSTQSLISRHGRARQHHLPLTSDVSLWSSDGTGSSGEQVYTPRPPDRAPPYLQRQRLPRFQPTYPYLPHSIIDLPPTISLSDGEEPPPYQGQCTLQLRDPEQQLELNRESVRAPPNRTVFDSPLTDSSLCPPSVNAGISAGRMEGAPPAYSEVIGHYYHPTSLPQTARPDAGLVRGVLQPTPPRLIRTDSKNTRDKEKHKAQQV
- the LOC135757785 gene encoding protein TMEPAI-like isoform X2 is translated as MFGFMGLMNGTTDTHTNVSCTCNCKRSASFQSMAITQLEFVQILVIVVVMMMMVVVITCLLNHYRLSTQSLISRHGRARQHHLPLTSDVSLWSSDGTGSSGEVYTPRPPDRAPPYLQRQRLPRFQPTYPYLPHSIIDLPPTISLSDGEEPPPYQGQCTLQLRDPEQQLELNRESVRAPPNRTVFDSPLTDSSLCPPSVNAGISAGRMEGAPPAYSEVIGHYYHPTSLPQTARPDAGLVRGVLQPTPPRLIRTDSKNTRDKEKHKAQQV